The Ostreibacterium oceani region GCAAGGGGACTATTTTGTTTATCGCGCTCCGTGGGCATCTTGGCGCATGCGTGGGAACAAAGTGAAAAAAACGAACGCCTAAAAGGCGCAACACCCCCCCATTACCGCTGGACTTACGATGGCCCCGAACCTAGAGACATAGCAAAACATCAAACCGACAAATAATACAATTAACCCATTAATTACGATATAAATCACGATATAAACCACAACAAACTAAAAGAGGACATGATGAAAAAAACCATGAATAATTATTTTAACAAACCACTACTTAAAGCCTCATTGCTCGCACTGGTGCTGGGTGCGAGTGTCAATGCGCAGGCAACCGATATTGACAAAATTCACTTTCTCGTGCCAGGCGGTGCAGGTGGTGGCTGGGATGGTACCGCACGCGGAACTGGCGAAGCGCTCACGAGAGCTGGTATCGTTGGTAATGCATCCTATGAAAACATGTCAGGCGGTGGTGGCGGTAAGGCCATCGCACACTTGATAGAATCCGCCAACGATGAGACATTGATGGTTAACTCAACACCCATCATCATTCGCTCGTTGCAAAAACAATTTCCACAAAATTTCCGTGACTTAACCCCTGTCGCAGGCATTATTGGTGACTATGCGGCAATGGTCGTACACAAAGACTCAGAAATCAATCAATTCGATGATTTGGTACAAGCCTACAAAGCCGACCCGACTAAAGTCGCTATCGGCGGTGGTTCGGTTGCTGGTGGTATGGATCACTTGGTCGCCGCGCTTGTCATGAAAGGCGTAGGCGCAAACCCAGTCGATGTCAAATACATCCCCTATGATGCGGGCGGAAAAGCAATGGCAGGATTACTGTCAGGTGAAATCAAAGCATTATCAACGGGCATGAGTGAAGCACTAGAGTTGGCCAGACAAGGTGAGGTTAAAATTTTATGCGTCACGGCCGCAGAGCGTGTTGCTGATGCGCCAGACTACCCAACGTGTAAAGAGTCGGGTTCTGATACCGAGTTTGTCAATTGGCGTGGTTATTTTGCCGCCCCCAACTTAGCCGAAGACAAAAAAGCGGCTTATATCGCGGCCTTTGAAAAAATGTACGAAACAGAGGCGTGGGAAACCGTTCGCTCGCGTAACGGCTGGATTAACATATGGCATCCAGGCGATGACTTTTCGGCTTTTTTAGAAGCCCAAGAAAAAGCCATTGCGGATTTGATGCGTGAGCTAGGGTTCTTATAAAACAATGGGTTGCCAGTGGTCTTATCGCCCTGAAGCAGGACGGTCACAAAGACTAACCCCAAGCGACAAGGCCACTGCCCCATAAATAAAATATAAAAAAACATAAACACCTATTGCAGTAGCATGAATAAAGATGCTATGGCATTGATGTACACCGACTATATTACAAAGGATAACCGTCATGACCAATGATCGTATCGGCGCCTTGTTGCTACTGGTTTTTTGTATCACCTACGGCATATTGGCGACACAAATCCCGTTGCTGCCCATACAAGCCAAAGCGGCGTTTACCGCCAAAACGATGCCCATGGCATTAACAGGGCTGGGGATTGTTTTATCCCTTATCTTACTTATAAAACCAGGCAGTAATGCACGCCCTGCGATAAAAGGCTTTGATTGGCAATCAGCCATACTGATTTGTGCACTCATGGTCGCCTACGGATTTTTAGTTAAGCCGCTCGGTTTTATTTTAGCCACTATTTTATTCCTTGCATCCATGATGCTTGTTTTAGGTGAGCGGCGCTGGTGGCTAATCGCAACCGTTGCTATTACCTTTTCTGTTTCGTTTTGGCTTTTAATGAATAAGGGGCTAGATGTTTACATCGAGGCCTTGCCAGCGTTTCTTACCTAACCATAGCGAGGATTACCATGTTAGAAGGCATTTTAATTGGACTCAGCACCGCCATCACCCCGACCAATCTGATGATGGTCGTGCTTGGTTGCTTTATTGGTACATTTATTGGCATGCTACCTGGGCTAGGCCCCATCTCAGCCATTGCGCTGATGATTCCAATCACCTATGGTTTTGAACCTGCAACGGGCATGATTCTAATGGCAGGGGTTTATTACGGCGCGATTTTTGGCGGGTCGACTTCCTCAATCTTAATTAACGCCCCAGGCGTTGCAGGCACGGTAGCGACTGCATTTGATGGCTACCCGATGGCGAAAAACGGGATGGCAGGAAAAGCCCTCGCCATCGCCGCCTATTCATCATTTAGCGGTGGCACCATCGCTGCGTTGTTTCTATTATTTGCAGCGCCTTCGTTGGCCAAAATTTCGCTTTCTTTTCAATCCAGTGATTATTTTGCCCTGATGGTACTGGGCTTGACTGCTGTGGCCGCTTTTGCCGGTAAAGGCAGCATGGTCAAAGCCCTCCTAATGACTGTATTTGGATTGATGCTTTCTACCGTAGGCACCGATGAAACACAGGGCATCCCTCGATTCACTTTAGGTATGCTGGATTTACTGGATGGTATTAGCTTTTTATTGCTAGCCATGGCAGCCTTTGCTTTATCAGAAGCCTTGATGACTATCTTAAAACGCCCGAATGAAGCCAATCGCCAGCAAGAACGCGAGGCCCAAAAAAACATCGGCTCGATTCGTCTCAGCAAAGCCGAAGTCAAAGAAATGGCGCCTACTGTCGCTCGCTCTTCGGTATTGGGATTTTTCGTCGGCGTACTGCCTGGTGCAGGCGCCACCATTGCCAGTTTTTTGGCCTATGGCATGGAACAACGCCTAGGCGGCGCCAAACGTGCCAAAGAATTTGGCAAAGGCTCTATCCGTGGCTTGGCCGCGCCCGAAACCGCCAATAATGCGGCTTGCTCAGGGTCATTTGTTCCGCTGCTGACGCTAGGTATTCCAGGCTCTGGCACTACCGCGATTATGTTAGGCGCGCTAATTTCTTATGGCGTACAACCTGGACCGCGGCTGTTTGTGGACAACCCCGAAGTATTTTGGTCTGTTATTATCTCTATGTATATCGGTTGTCTTGTCCTGTTAATTCTGAATTTGCCGTTGATTCCTTATATTTCTAAAATATTGACCATCCCGACAAATTTACTGTTACCCATGATTATTTTCTTTTCTCTCATCGGGGTTTATTTTGTCACATTCAATACATTTGACATCCATTTGATGGTCATTTTTGCCATTGCGGCGGTAATATTACGACTGCTAGACTTTCCGCTTGCCCCCATGCTGCTAGGCTTTATCCTAGGCGGCATGATGGAAGAAAACTTGCGTCGAGCCTTACTGATTAATGATGATAGCTGGTCATTTGTATGGGAGCGCCCATTGACGCTCAGTATTTTGGTTATTGCTGTTTTAATTTTGGTTGTTCCTATGCTAATGCCTACCTTAAGAAATCTATTGGGCAAACGCCAAGAACGTGCTGGTGAAGGTGGCTAAACATAGGCCATATCGCCATTCAAACTAAATTTAATCCGCAATTTAATCCCGATTTAACCGTAAGTTAACTGCGATTTCACTGCGATTTAACCCATTACGCCAAAACAAAACAATGCGCACCATATACAGGCACTAAATGCTCTGGGCATTTATCACGGTTTTTGCCGCACTCATGCAGGCACTTCGAAATGCAGGTCAAAAGACGCTCGGTACGCACCTACCTGTGTTAATTGTCACTTGGGTACGGTTTGCATTTGGTTTACCGATTGCTGCGGGTTTGGTACTGCTGCTTTTTGCTGACAAATCGCCTGCTAACCAATTACAAACAGCGTTTCTTAGTTATGCCGCCATTGCCGCGCTGGCGCAATTTTCAGGGGCATTATGCGCCGTTAAACTACTCAATCGACGAAATTTCGCGGTCGGCGCAACGCTGGTCAAAAGCGAAACGCTGTTTGCCGCCCTACTTAGCCTATTTCTATTAGGAGAGTCTTTATCGTTAGTGGCGTGGCTTTCAGTCGCCATCGGCGTCACGGGTGTTTTTATTATCTCCGTCCAGCAAGCCAATCTGGATGCCGCAACCTTAATCAAAAAATTAGACACGCCCTCTGCTGGGCTGGGTTTACTGTCTGGATTATTATTTGCCATTGCTGCTATTTATATCCGCAAAGCCAACCTATCACTGACAGATTCGACCAGCTACCAAGCCGCCAGCCTGACTTTGCTCACGGTTTTATTCGCACAAAGCCTATTGGGTGGTTGCTATATTGCTTTACTCAGCCCCACATTATTTAAAAGCATCCGACGGCATCTAAAGGCTTGTCTGTTTATCGGCACGGTTTCTGTACTCGGATCCTTTGGTTGGTTTTGGGCCTACGCCTTGCAAAATATCACACTAGTCAAAACGCTAGGACACCTTGAAATCCTCTTTGCAATGGCGATTACTTGGCGCTATTTCCGTGAAAAAATTCATTGGCTTGAATACCTCGCGATTCTCATGATTGTTGGTTCGAGTTTACTGGTGATTTGGCTATAAAAGACAAACCGCACAACAGAAAAATTAACACAAAAATAATCAGCTATTCATTGCTTCAGCACCGACTTAAATAACACGATATTAACCGCAGTAATAAGTGTGGTAATAAGCGTGGTAATAAGCGCGCATTTTACGCTAGTAACTTAGTTAAAAATTTGAGATAATGGCGATAAAATAATATACATTGGAGAAGTACGTTGAATAAATCCACACGAATCAGTACGTTTGCCAGTACATTTACCAATACCGTTGCCAGTACTGTCACCAGTGCTGTTGTCTTACTTGCTGCTTTCACGCAATCAGCGCATGCGGTACAAATCACCATGGCGACATCTGGTAGCCCAGGCGGTACTTATAACCGTATCGTTGGTGATATCTGCAAAGAAATCAACCAAAGCGATATTGGCAAATGCGTCACCCAACCATCCAAAGGCTCTGTTGAAAACATGCAGCGTGTCAATGATGGTCGAGTCAATATTGGCGTGGTCCAATCAGACGTACTCGCCAAAGAAATGGACAATCACCCTAACGTGATGCCACTCATGGGGCTCTACACCGAAACCGTATTGATTGTTGCGCGAAAAGATGCCAATATTCGCTCAATCACGGATTTCACAGGCAAAAGAATTAATCTAGGCCCTGAAGGCAGCGGTGTTTGGGATACGTCAAACTTCTTACTCAAAGAGAGTAACGTCATGTTACCCGACTTAGAATCAGTCTCTAACCTAAGCCCATACGGCGAAGATGGGAGAAACGGACTATGTAACGGAAGCTTTGACGCACTGATTTACATTGGTGGTACACCCGCCTTGGCGCTGCATAGCATTGTTTCTGCCTGCGAGGTTGATTTGATTGGTTTACCTGATGAATTAATCGAAAAGCTAACGACAGAACACAATTATTTTTACCGCGCCACAATCCCTGCAAACACCTATCATGGCTCACCACAACTTGAATCGATTGGCGTGAACGCCATTTTAATCGCCAATAAAAATACCGTGAGTAATGAGACTGCGGGCGCCATTGTTGGCAGAATTGTCGAAAAACTAAGCGACATTAAAAACAATGTCAAAGCGCTAGGCAATACAAATGCAGAACTAATTGTCTCTGCACAGTCGATTCTTGACTTTCATCCAGGTGCTAAAGCTTACTTTATAGCGCAAGGCTATTTAGAAAATGAAAATGAAGATGAAGATGAAGCGCCCAAAGCTGAATAACCAAGACTAACGGCAAACGCTAACGAAAAATACGCGAGAAAAACGCTAACGGCAAGGTTAAATACCGTCCGCGATTATTATTAGTCGCCACCTTGGCTAACCAAGATTAAACCACGATTAGCTCAGGTGGCGTTTGCCAATGTTGGATTAATGTAGGTGGCCTAACACCGCGAATTAACACAGTGCATTAGTGCCACGCACTTTTAACATGCACTTTTAACATGCACTTCTAACGCGCCCCGACAACATGCAAAGCCACTCCATCGACATTACTGATATTAGCCAGCTAGCACAAGTTGCAAAACAACTATCACATGATTCTCATGGTAGCTTGTGGATATATCTCATCGGTGATTTAGGCGCAGGCAAAACGACATTTAGCCAACTTTTCATTCAAGCCAAAGACTATTCAGGGATTGTCAACAGCCCAACTTATGCGATTATGAATGAGTATGACATTGATAACAATGCTAACAATAGCAATTCGACTAATATCGACAAACCCGTATCGATTATTCACTGTGATTTATATCGCCTTGGCTCACCTGAAGAATTATATGAAATTGGGCTGATTGACATGGTACTGGAAAAGCAAGCGACTTGCCTCGTTGAATGGCCAGAAAAGGGGCGCGGCGTTCTCCCACGACCAGACATCCAACTGCATTTTCAGTATACCGCTGATGGACGCCGTACATTAACTATAACGCGTTAATTAGCGCGCTAACCAGGCATTACCGTTAATTTATCATCAATCATCGTTTTTTTGATAAAACTTTCATCGAGTATGCTAGACTGAGCCAATGATTATCATAAGCGGACTTTCTGGCGCTGGTAAGACAGTCGCCCTGCACACATTAGAGGATTTAGGGTATTATTGCATTGACAATTTACCTATCACGCTGTTGCCTGCGTTGTATAAAGAACAACAAAATATCGATGTACCCATTGCGGTGGGTATTGATATCCGCAGCCAAACGAGTAACACCAAAACCATTCCGCAGCTCATTGCATCGTTTAAAAAGCAAGACCCCGCCAATCCAGCCCGTGTGTTATTTTTAACCGCTAAAAATAGCGTGCTCATCAAGCGGTTCAGCGAATCACGGCGCAAGCACCCATTAAGCATGCAAGGCATCACGCTCACCGACGCCATTGAAAAAGAAAAAAAAGTATTATCCCCGCTCCTGCTTAGTGCAGATTATCGCATTGATACTAGCGCACTGAATATTTACGAGCTTAAATCACGCATCACCGACTGGCTGTCGATTGCTAACGATACCATTCCTGTTATTACCCTAGAATCGTTTGGTTTTAAATATGGGGTTCCTATTGACGCGGATTTGGTCTATGACGTTCGTTTTTTACCCAATCCTTACTGGGACAGCTCGCTTCGTCACTTCAATGGCAAAGACGAAGCGATACAAACCTATTTATCGCAATTCGACGTGACACATGATTTTGCCAATGACACGCTTGCGTACCTGAAAAAATGGCTACCGACGTATTTACAGAGCAGCCGTTCGTATCTCACTATCGCCGTGGGCTGTACAGGCGGCAAGCACCGCAGTGTTTTTATGACAGAGACCTTGGCCAAAGCCCTGCGAATCGACTACCCAAAATTAAACCTACGCCATCGCGACTTGCCCGATCATTAATCCTGACACCTACTCTGCCTGACAGACCACAAAATAACAGATAAATGATACTTTTCAGCAGATTACGCAAATAGCTACATAATCATATGGCTGCGTAATTTCTTCATGGCTTGTGTCTCAATTTGTCGAATGCGCTCAGGTGAGACACCGTACTCATCGGCTAAATTTTGCAGGGTGGATTTGTTGTCTTCGTCTAGCCAGCGTTTCATGACAATTTCACGACTCCGCTCATCCAATGAATTGAGCGCGGCATGAATCGCCATTTGATTGTTTGCAGATGTTTCATTTTGTTCTGCAATTATTGCAGGGTCTTCGCTTTCTGAAGTGCTAAGCCAATGGCTAGGGACCAAGGCATTGCTACTCTCGCTATCCTCGTCTTGATCAGTAAAGTCAAAGGAAACATCCTGTCCAGCTAGGCGGGACTCCATTTCAAACACTTGTTCTTTGCTCACATGTAAATCATCGGCAATTTTTTGTGCCTCGTCTACCGTTAACCAATTAAATGTTTTCTTTTGACTACGCAAGTTAAAAAAGAGTTTGCGTTGCTCTTTGGTGGTGGCGACTTTGACCATTTTCCAATTTTTGATGACAAATTCATTGATTTCAGACTTTATCCAATGCACAGCAAACGAAGCCAACCGCACATTTTTATTGGGGTCAAAATTTTTCACCGCCTTCATGAGACCAACGTTGCCTTCTTGGATTAAATCTGGCAATGCCAAGCCATAACCACGATAGTTTTTAGCGATATAAACGACAAAGCGCAGGTGATGCAAAATGAGCGTTCGCGCCGCCTCAATGCTATTGTTATAGTATAACTCGTGCGTTAGCGCTTGTTCCTCTTCTTTTGTCAGAACAGGAATCTTGCTGATTTTACTGAAATAACTACCAATATCATCTTGGGCAGCAGGTAGTTGATTGACGGTACTGAGATATTTACTCATAATCACTCTTTTGCTATCGATACCATTATTATGAGGGTAATTGAATTAATTTCAAGACTTCATTGCCAATCTGTTGACGATAGCCAGCTTCCCTTGTTGATTTATCATCGTCACGGCATACATTGCAAGTACCCACATTGCAAATACCCACATTGCAAATACTCACGAGTCAATGGGAATGGTTCGGTTCGTAATACAATCTAAAATTAGCGATTCATCAATGCCTTCGCAAATAACCGCTTCGCCCAGTGCTTTTACTAAAATCAGTCGTAATCGCTCACCCAACACTTTTTTATCATGCTGCATGGCAGAGCGAATCGTATCCGCTGCGATGGGTATTTGTAGCGTTGTTGGGCAGCCTGCACGCACAAACAATGACTCAGCCAAATCACAGTCTGCTTGGTCAATCCACCCCAACGTTTTGGATAAATCCAGCGCCATCATCATGCCGATGGCAATTGCTTCGCCGTGCAAATACGTTTTGTACTGGGTGACTGATTCGATAGCATGACCAAAAGTATGTCCTAGGTTTAGTGTCGCCCGTTCGCCTTTTTCCTTTTCATCGTTGGCAACGACGGCTGCTTTGTGTCGACAGGCAGTTTCAATCACCTCGGTTATCGCTGATGGTGATAATGCGATAGTGCTTTCCAATATCGTGTCCAACCGCATCAAAAAAGCCTTATCACGAATCAAACCATACTTAATCACCTCGGCCATGCCGGCTGCAATTTCTCGCTGCGGCAAGGTTGACAGCACATCTGTGTCTATAATGACGGCATTAGGCTGCTTAAATGCACCAATCATATTTTTACCTAGCCGATGATTAATACCGGTTTTGCCACCGACCGAAGAATCGACTTGCGCCAATAACGTCGTTGGTATTTGTATAAAATCAACGCCACGCTGATAAGACGCAGCCGCAAACCCTGCCACATCACCAACAATACCACCACCTAACGCAATAATCACGCAATCACGAGCAAATCGTTTTGTCAGCAAGGACTCATAAATTTGGTCAATTGCTGCTTGGTTTTTGTGTGTTTCACCCTCTGGCAAAATCACCGTTTCAATGCGGCTGTTTGTTTTGTTTTCCTGCTCTGATTGGCTAACTGGCTGAGTAACTGGTTGAGTGAGTGGCTGACTCATTGATTGATTGAGTAAGTCATTGAGCGTTCGTTTGAACCCATCCAAATAATGCGTTGCAATCACGGCATTGGTTATGATACAAATTTGTCTGCCATGAATATGTTTTGCCAGCAGACTCGCTTGCGTCAATAGGCCGCTACCGATATAAATCGGGTAACGAAATTGATCGAGCTCAACATAAACCGTTTTCATAGAATACCTTTTGATCTTATTAACGTAATAATTAACGCCCTAGCGCAACTAGGCTACGCCTAGAAAGCCGAAGCACGCTCAGAGAGCAGTTAGGGGTAAACTGACCCCAATTCCAAACAACTCAAAAAGGTATTTTAAGGCACCCAATGTTAATTACAAGGGTTATTTGATTAGTTAATGATTAGTTATTCATTAACAGCGGAGTTGACGGCGGGATTAACAACCGCACCCACCTGCTGCCCAACCAACGTCAGCAATAATAAAATAAAAGTCAAATAACGAAACATACGGTTATTTTAATCGCCAAAGGCGATTGTGGCAACTGGGAATAGCCATATGAAATCCACTTTTAATTTTATCCCACCTAAAAAAATACCGTTTTTTGTTGAGCAAATTAATGCATTTTATATCTCATCTTTGAAACGGTTAATTAGTAAACTTAAAAAAACAATTCCCTGCCAAAGGTATTATTTTCACTCCTTCGTCATACAAAGCTTTTGCACCCTCTGTATAGCGATGGGTGCGAGCGTTCGCCTCAGCACCATTGATTGGATCTACTGCTATTGCTCCGGCTTTGGTTATCTTTTTCAATCTTAAAGCAACCTTATTGGCAATTGCAATTTCTTCCTTGTTATCGGACATAAACGACAAAGCTGACTCTTTTAATCCTTGCTCTGTCAATCTTCCAATGAGTAAACCAATAGCACCTTGGTTCAAGTCGAAAAAATTATTTTGTGAAGTAGCGTCCATAGAGGGTTTTTGAGTGGTGAAAATGATACGAATGTAGCCATCAAAATTCAGTGCCTCAACTGACAATTCCCCAGCTATTTCCTTTAAAGAAAAGGGCTTTAGAACCATCACCGTTACAAACAACTCAAACTCGGAACTAACTGAGTTTACATACCCAACTAACTCCTCTAACGTAGCGTGAAACTGAATCATTATTTTTTTCATAGTTACGTCCTAATCATACCGCTCAAATTTTGTGGGGAGGCCAGCACCGTTCAAGTCATCAAGTGCTTCTTGTTCACGTTTAATCGGTGAGCCATCTACTTTGGTTTTCCCTACGTTTACCCCACACAAGTTACCTTTACAGTCTTGGTAAAGAACGTCTGGTCTGCGACCACCTTTGTTTCCGTTAGGAGTCTTGACTAACTGCTCAGGGAATCTACCGCCTCCGGCTATAACCGTACCACCATCTGCTTCGATTTGATCGCCAATTTCGCGAATTTTTTTATTGTGCGGAGCATTTGGGTCTGTTTTAGGACCTCTCTTCTTCCCAGCATCCCCAACCTCATCTGCCGATTTAGCGGCGACCTTGGTGGCATCTGCTGCGGCGTCGCTAGCATCGGCGATGTTCTCCACTATTTTACCGACTTTAAATACTTTGGCAACGGGGAATATCATCGCGACTTCGCCAGCGCAACCCCAAGATACCGATGA contains the following coding sequences:
- a CDS encoding Bug family tripartite tricarboxylate transporter substrate binding protein; its protein translation is MNNYFNKPLLKASLLALVLGASVNAQATDIDKIHFLVPGGAGGGWDGTARGTGEALTRAGIVGNASYENMSGGGGGKAIAHLIESANDETLMVNSTPIIIRSLQKQFPQNFRDLTPVAGIIGDYAAMVVHKDSEINQFDDLVQAYKADPTKVAIGGGSVAGGMDHLVAALVMKGVGANPVDVKYIPYDAGGKAMAGLLSGEIKALSTGMSEALELARQGEVKILCVTAAERVADAPDYPTCKESGSDTEFVNWRGYFAAPNLAEDKKAAYIAAFEKMYETEAWETVRSRNGWINIWHPGDDFSAFLEAQEKAIADLMRELGFL
- a CDS encoding tripartite tricarboxylate transporter TctB family protein, translating into MTNDRIGALLLLVFCITYGILATQIPLLPIQAKAAFTAKTMPMALTGLGIVLSLILLIKPGSNARPAIKGFDWQSAILICALMVAYGFLVKPLGFILATILFLASMMLVLGERRWWLIATVAITFSVSFWLLMNKGLDVYIEALPAFLT
- a CDS encoding tripartite tricarboxylate transporter permease; the encoded protein is MLEGILIGLSTAITPTNLMMVVLGCFIGTFIGMLPGLGPISAIALMIPITYGFEPATGMILMAGVYYGAIFGGSTSSILINAPGVAGTVATAFDGYPMAKNGMAGKALAIAAYSSFSGGTIAALFLLFAAPSLAKISLSFQSSDYFALMVLGLTAVAAFAGKGSMVKALLMTVFGLMLSTVGTDETQGIPRFTLGMLDLLDGISFLLLAMAAFALSEALMTILKRPNEANRQQEREAQKNIGSIRLSKAEVKEMAPTVARSSVLGFFVGVLPGAGATIASFLAYGMEQRLGGAKRAKEFGKGSIRGLAAPETANNAACSGSFVPLLTLGIPGSGTTAIMLGALISYGVQPGPRLFVDNPEVFWSVIISMYIGCLVLLILNLPLIPYISKILTIPTNLLLPMIIFFSLIGVYFVTFNTFDIHLMVIFAIAAVILRLLDFPLAPMLLGFILGGMMEENLRRALLINDDSWSFVWERPLTLSILVIAVLILVVPMLMPTLRNLLGKRQERAGEGG
- a CDS encoding DMT family transporter; the encoded protein is MLWAFITVFAALMQALRNAGQKTLGTHLPVLIVTWVRFAFGLPIAAGLVLLLFADKSPANQLQTAFLSYAAIAALAQFSGALCAVKLLNRRNFAVGATLVKSETLFAALLSLFLLGESLSLVAWLSVAIGVTGVFIISVQQANLDAATLIKKLDTPSAGLGLLSGLLFAIAAIYIRKANLSLTDSTSYQAASLTLLTVLFAQSLLGGCYIALLSPTLFKSIRRHLKACLFIGTVSVLGSFGWFWAYALQNITLVKTLGHLEILFAMAITWRYFREKIHWLEYLAILMIVGSSLLVIWL
- a CDS encoding TAXI family TRAP transporter solute-binding subunit, which encodes MNKSTRISTFASTFTNTVASTVTSAVVLLAAFTQSAHAVQITMATSGSPGGTYNRIVGDICKEINQSDIGKCVTQPSKGSVENMQRVNDGRVNIGVVQSDVLAKEMDNHPNVMPLMGLYTETVLIVARKDANIRSITDFTGKRINLGPEGSGVWDTSNFLLKESNVMLPDLESVSNLSPYGEDGRNGLCNGSFDALIYIGGTPALALHSIVSACEVDLIGLPDELIEKLTTEHNYFYRATIPANTYHGSPQLESIGVNAILIANKNTVSNETAGAIVGRIVEKLSDIKNNVKALGNTNAELIVSAQSILDFHPGAKAYFIAQGYLENENEDEDEAPKAE
- the tsaE gene encoding tRNA (adenosine(37)-N6)-threonylcarbamoyltransferase complex ATPase subunit type 1 TsaE, which gives rise to MQSHSIDITDISQLAQVAKQLSHDSHGSLWIYLIGDLGAGKTTFSQLFIQAKDYSGIVNSPTYAIMNEYDIDNNANNSNSTNIDKPVSIIHCDLYRLGSPEELYEIGLIDMVLEKQATCLVEWPEKGRGVLPRPDIQLHFQYTADGRRTLTITR
- the rapZ gene encoding RNase adapter RapZ — translated: MIIISGLSGAGKTVALHTLEDLGYYCIDNLPITLLPALYKEQQNIDVPIAVGIDIRSQTSNTKTIPQLIASFKKQDPANPARVLFLTAKNSVLIKRFSESRRKHPLSMQGITLTDAIEKEKKVLSPLLLSADYRIDTSALNIYELKSRITDWLSIANDTIPVITLESFGFKYGVPIDADLVYDVRFLPNPYWDSSLRHFNGKDEAIQTYLSQFDVTHDFANDTLAYLKKWLPTYLQSSRSYLTIAVGCTGGKHRSVFMTETLAKALRIDYPKLNLRHRDLPDH
- the rpoH gene encoding RNA polymerase sigma factor RpoH, with translation MSKYLSTVNQLPAAQDDIGSYFSKISKIPVLTKEEEQALTHELYYNNSIEAARTLILHHLRFVVYIAKNYRGYGLALPDLIQEGNVGLMKAVKNFDPNKNVRLASFAVHWIKSEINEFVIKNWKMVKVATTKEQRKLFFNLRSQKKTFNWLTVDEAQKIADDLHVSKEQVFEMESRLAGQDVSFDFTDQDEDSESSNALVPSHWLSTSESEDPAIIAEQNETSANNQMAIHAALNSLDERSREIVMKRWLDEDNKSTLQNLADEYGVSPERIRQIETQAMKKLRSHMIM
- the aroB gene encoding 3-dehydroquinate synthase, which produces MKTVYVELDQFRYPIYIGSGLLTQASLLAKHIHGRQICIITNAVIATHYLDGFKRTLNDLLNQSMSQPLTQPVTQPVSQSEQENKTNSRIETVILPEGETHKNQAAIDQIYESLLTKRFARDCVIIALGGGIVGDVAGFAAASYQRGVDFIQIPTTLLAQVDSSVGGKTGINHRLGKNMIGAFKQPNAVIIDTDVLSTLPQREIAAGMAEVIKYGLIRDKAFLMRLDTILESTIALSPSAITEVIETACRHKAAVVANDEKEKGERATLNLGHTFGHAIESVTQYKTYLHGEAIAIGMMMALDLSKTLGWIDQADCDLAESLFVRAGCPTTLQIPIAADTIRSAMQHDKKVLGERLRLILVKALGEAVICEGIDESLILDCITNRTIPIDS